The following proteins come from a genomic window of Musa acuminata AAA Group cultivar baxijiao chromosome BXJ1-7, Cavendish_Baxijiao_AAA, whole genome shotgun sequence:
- the LOC135678911 gene encoding protein TIC 55, chloroplastic-like codes for MALCRLSSLCLLSVHKALETSSAALPCSPIPTSPAPTTNTTATGFNTSCIGGRRRRRRALVSKSGRGVRTVECRAAVVEDVDEEVLVPAEAEAEEAAEEYDWRQEWYPLYLTAQVPDDAPLGLTVFDKQVVLYRDGAGVLRCYEDRCPHRLAKLSEGQLVEGRLECLYHGWQFEGEGKCVKIPQLQEGGQIPRAACVRTYEVRNSQGVVWVWMSEKNPPNDEKLPWFEHYAKPGFQDTSTIHELPYDHSILLENLMDPAHVPISHDRTDWTAKREDAQPLVFTVTERSSRGFAGHWGRSKNPALMNFLRFQAPCVLSNDLEFVDKAGVKQYFSALFLCRPTGQGKSMLIVRFGASSRSPVFNLVPEWYFHQNACKVFEQDMGFLSSQNEVLVKERVPTKELYLNLRSSDTWVAEYRKWMDKVGHGMPYYFGHSSLSSPKQPAVVEQAPVGLVAGISASFPAKGGVGTQHAPNPANRYYRHVVHCKGCRSVVKTFQAWKQTLVLLSLAAVASAILASAQQCKVVLLASAALFLAGSSVCSFVVSLITTNFIRTHRRL; via the exons ATGGCGCTGTGTCGACTCTCATCCCTCTGTCTACTCTCAGTCCACAAAGCACTTGAAACCTCCTCAGCTGCTCTCCCTTGCAGTCCAATCCCCACTAGTCCAGCCCCCACTACCAACACCACCGCTACTGGTTTCAACACTTCTTGTATTGgtggtagaagaagaagaagaagggctcTGGTGAGTAAGAGCGGAAGAGGAGTAAGGACGGTGGAGTGCCGAGCGGCGGTAGTGGAGGATGTCGACGAGGAGGTGTTGGTTCCGGCGGAGGCCGAGGCGGAGGAAGCTGCGGAGGAATACGACTGGAGACAGGAGTGGTACCCGCTCTACTTGACTGCTCAAGTCCCCGACGACGCTCCCCTCGGCCTCACCGTCTTCGACAAGCAGGTCGTGCTGTACCGAGACGGCGCCGGCGTCCTCCGCTGCTACGAGGATCGGTGCCCCCACCG ATTAGCGAAGTTATCTGAAGGACAGCTGGTGGAGGGGAGATTGGAATGCCTTTACCATGGGTGGCAGTTCGAAGGAGAAGGCAAATGCGTCAAGATCCCCCAG CTGCAGGAGGGAGGGCAGATACCGCGCGCTGCTTGTGTTCGGACGTACGAGGTGAGAAACTCGCAGGGGGTGGTGTGGGTGTGGATGTCGGAGAAGAACCCTCCCAACGATGAGAAGCTGCCCTGGTTCGAGCACTACGCCAAGCCGGGCTTCCAGGACACCTCCACCATCCACGAGCTCCCCTACGACCACTCCATACTCCTGGAGAACCTCATGGACCCTGCGCACGTCCCCATCTCCCACGACCGCACCGACTGGACCGCCAAGAGAGAGGACGCGCAGCCGCTGGTGTTCACCGTCACCGAGAGGAGCAGCCGCGGCTTCGCCGGGCACTGGGGCCGCTCCAAGAACCCGGCGTTGATGAACTTCCTCAGATTCCAGGCGCCGTGCGTCCTCTCCAACGACCTGGAGTTCGTCGACAAGGCGGGGGTCAAGCAATATTTCTCCGCGCTGTTCCTCTGCAGGCCGACGGGACAGGGGAAGTCTATGCTCATCGTGAGGTTCGGCGCCAGCTCGAGGTCTCCGGTGTTCAATCTGGTGCCGGAGTGGTACTTCCACCAGAATGCATGCAAGGTGTTCGAGCAGGACATGGGGTTCCTATCGTCGCAAAACGAGGTGCTCGTAAAGGAAAGGGTGCCCACCAAGGAGCTCTACCTGAACCTGAGGTCCTCCGATACCTGGGTTGCGGAGTACCGGAAGTGGATGGACAAGGTGGGGCATGGCATGCCCTACTACTTCGGACACAGCAGCCTGTCGTCGCCGAAGCAGCCAGCGGTGGTGGAACAAGCTCCCGTGGGGTTGGTCGCCGGCATCTCCGCTTCATTCCCAGCCAAAGGAGGGGTCGGCACGCAGCACGCGCCCAATCCGGCGAACCGATACTACCGTCATGTGGTTCACTGCAAGGGGTGTAGAAGTGTCGTCAAGACCTTCCAAGCGTGGAAACAAACACTTGTGCTGCTCTCCTTGGCTGCTGTTGCGTCGGCGATCCTGGCATCAGCACAGCAATGTAAGGTTGTTTTGTTGGCGTCAGCAGCGCTGTTCTTGGCTGGATCGTCCGTCTGCTCTTTTGTAGTTTCTCTCATCACCACAAACTTCATCAGAACTCACAGAAGGTTGTGA